A genomic window from Treponema maltophilum ATCC 51939 includes:
- a CDS encoding V-type ATP synthase subunit A — protein sequence MTDTKGKVIGVNGNMITVQFDGIVALNEVGYVKVAGKSLKSEVIRIRGNQAQMQVFEMTKGIQTGDEVTFTGDMLSVELGPGLLGQVFDGLQNPLPQLAEKAGFFLERGIYLDALPDETLWDFTPTVKAGATVRKGDPLGSVPEGPFVHKIMVPFYMNGTYTVKSIINAGRKRLKDEIAVLTDEKGKEHPVTMSFNWPVKRAIDCYAERLKPEETMVTKIRLIDTFFPVAKGGTYCIPGPFGAGKTVLQHTTSRNADVDIVIVAACGERAGEVVEILKEFPELTDPRTGRSLMERTIIICNTSSMPVAAREASVYTGVTLAEYYRQMGLHVLLLADSTSRWAQALREMSGRLEEIPGEEAFPAYLESYIAAFYERAGIVRLSDGALGSVTIGGTVSPAGGNFEEPVTQATLKVVGAFHGLSRERSDARKYPAINPLDSWSKYKSVIREDWVDFARRLFRRGTDVESMMKVVGEEGTSLADFTEYLKGEFLDAVYFQQNSFDEIDSSPEVERQTYVFERLLKVLGSNFELPGKDEARAFFNRLRQQFIDWNYTVWQSAEFTKKEKDIAQLYESAKGTLTAEAQALLKDGE from the coding sequence ATGACGGATACAAAAGGAAAGGTCATCGGCGTCAACGGCAACATGATCACTGTTCAATTTGACGGAATCGTAGCCTTGAACGAGGTCGGCTACGTTAAAGTCGCGGGTAAAAGCCTTAAAAGCGAAGTTATCCGCATTCGGGGCAATCAGGCTCAAATGCAGGTTTTTGAAATGACGAAGGGTATCCAAACCGGCGACGAAGTTACCTTTACCGGCGACATGCTTTCGGTTGAATTGGGACCGGGCCTTTTGGGGCAGGTATTCGACGGTTTGCAAAACCCGCTTCCCCAGCTTGCCGAAAAAGCGGGCTTTTTTTTGGAACGCGGCATCTACCTTGACGCCCTGCCCGACGAAACGCTGTGGGACTTTACGCCGACGGTAAAAGCCGGTGCAACCGTCCGTAAAGGCGATCCCTTGGGTTCCGTTCCCGAAGGCCCTTTTGTGCATAAAATTATGGTGCCGTTTTATATGAACGGAACTTACACGGTAAAATCGATAATCAATGCCGGGCGCAAACGGCTCAAAGACGAAATTGCCGTTTTAACCGACGAAAAAGGCAAAGAGCACCCGGTTACGATGAGCTTTAATTGGCCGGTAAAACGCGCGATCGACTGCTATGCCGAACGCTTAAAGCCCGAAGAAACGATGGTTACGAAAATACGGCTTATCGATACTTTTTTCCCCGTTGCAAAGGGCGGAACCTATTGTATTCCCGGCCCCTTCGGCGCGGGTAAAACCGTTTTGCAGCACACGACCAGCCGCAACGCCGACGTCGATATCGTTATCGTTGCCGCCTGCGGCGAGCGTGCAGGTGAAGTTGTCGAAATCTTAAAAGAATTCCCCGAACTGACCGACCCGCGCACCGGACGCTCTCTTATGGAACGGACAATCATTATTTGCAATACCTCTTCCATGCCGGTTGCGGCGCGCGAAGCTTCGGTTTACACGGGCGTTACCCTTGCCGAGTATTATCGGCAAATGGGGCTGCACGTATTGCTTTTGGCCGACTCCACAAGCCGCTGGGCGCAGGCTTTGCGCGAAATGTCCGGCCGCTTGGAAGAAATACCGGGCGAAGAAGCTTTTCCCGCTTATTTGGAATCCTATATTGCCGCTTTTTACGAGCGCGCGGGTATCGTGCGCTTGAGCGACGGTGCTTTAGGCTCGGTTACGATCGGCGGAACGGTTTCTCCCGCCGGCGGAAACTTTGAAGAGCCGGTAACGCAGGCAACGCTGAAAGTCGTCGGCGCTTTCCACGGACTGTCGCGCGAAAGATCCGATGCGCGTAAATATCCGGCGATCAATCCTTTGGATTCGTGGTCGAAATACAAAAGCGTTATCCGCGAAGATTGGGTCGACTTTGCACGCCGCCTGTTCCGGCGCGGAACGGACGTCGAATCGATGATGAAGGTTGTCGGTGAAGAAGGTACGAGTTTGGCCGACTTTACCGAATATCTTAAAGGCGAATTCCTCGACGCCGTATATTTTCAGCAAAACTCTTTCGACGAAATCGATTCGTCCCCGGAAGTCGAACGGCAAACCTATGTGTTTGAACGCTTGCTGAAAGTGCTCGGCTCGAATTTCGAACTTCCCGGCAAAGACGAAGCGCGCGCGTTTTTCAACCGTCTGCGCCAGCAGTTTATCGACTGGAACTATACGGTATGGCAAAGCGCCGAATTTACGAAAAAAGAAAAAGATATTGCACAATTATACGAATCGGCAAAGGGCACGCTGACTGCCGAAGCTCAGGCATTGCTTAAGGACGGTGAATAA